A genome region from Nitrospirota bacterium includes the following:
- a CDS encoding phosphoribosylanthranilate isomerase translates to MSAVKVKICGITNADDAAAAVEAGADALGFMFYAKSPRCVDAPLVKRIVAGLPPFVLPVGVFVNEEAQKVRNLMDECGLALAQLHGDETAAYCENLGRPLLKAFRLRGPADLLSLAEFKGRAGVRGFVVDAFSAAAYGGTGEVADWTLAAEVARHAPVLLAGGLTAENVRDAIQHVRPYGVDVSSGVEASLGKKDQAKIRAFIQAAKLV, encoded by the coding sequence ATGAGCGCCGTCAAAGTCAAAATCTGTGGGATCACGAATGCCGACGATGCGGCCGCCGCCGTCGAGGCGGGGGCCGATGCGCTGGGGTTCATGTTCTACGCCAAGAGTCCCCGTTGCGTGGACGCTCCGCTGGTGAAGCGTATCGTCGCCGGCCTGCCTCCGTTCGTGTTGCCGGTCGGGGTCTTCGTCAATGAGGAAGCCCAAAAAGTCCGCAACCTCATGGACGAATGCGGCTTGGCTCTGGCCCAGCTCCACGGGGATGAAACGGCGGCCTATTGCGAAAATCTTGGGCGGCCCCTGCTCAAGGCCTTCCGGCTCCGCGGTCCGGCCGATTTGCTCAGCTTGGCGGAATTCAAAGGCCGGGCCGGGGTGCGCGGCTTTGTCGTGGATGCCTTTTCCGCGGCTGCCTATGGCGGGACGGGCGAAGTGGCGGACTGGACCTTGGCGGCGGAAGTGGCCAGGCATGCTCCGGTGCTCCTGGCCGGCGGGCTGACGGCGGAGAACGTCCGTGATGCGATTCAACACGTCAGGCCTTACGGCGTGGATGTGAGCAGCGGGGTGGAAGCAAGCCTGGGCAAAAAAGACCAGGCGAAAATCCGGGCGTTCATTCAAGCCGCAAAGCTTGTGTAG
- the trpD gene encoding anthranilate phosphoribosyltransferase: MIKEAIAKLAEKMHLSEKEAEEVMSEIMGGVATQAQIAAYLMGLRLKGETAEEISGSVRAMREKAVGIRVADPLVVDTCGTGGDGAHTFNISTTVAFVAAGGGLTVAKHGGKAVSSRSGSADVLSALGVKIDLPPERVADCINEVGIGFLFAPLFHGAMKHCAPVRQELGIRTLLNIMGPMSNPARAGFQVLGVYAADLTELMAKVLLGLGTQHCFIVHGMDGLDEITLTDRTKVSEGKGGVVSTYFVEPSDFGLQRVRSKELAGGTAEENAHILREILQGRTGPKRDIVCMNAAPAFVAGRKVKTLQEGYELAGRVIKSGAAYEKLERLIAFTNK; encoded by the coding sequence ATGATTAAAGAAGCCATCGCCAAACTTGCGGAGAAGATGCACCTCTCGGAGAAGGAAGCCGAGGAGGTCATGTCGGAGATCATGGGCGGGGTTGCCACGCAGGCCCAGATCGCCGCCTACCTCATGGGGCTCCGTCTCAAGGGCGAGACGGCGGAGGAAATTTCCGGCTCCGTCAGAGCCATGCGGGAGAAGGCGGTCGGCATCCGGGTCGCCGATCCGCTGGTGGTGGACACCTGTGGCACCGGCGGCGACGGGGCGCATACCTTCAATATCTCGACGACGGTGGCCTTCGTGGCGGCGGGCGGCGGACTGACCGTGGCCAAGCACGGAGGCAAGGCCGTGTCGTCCCGATCCGGCAGCGCCGATGTGTTGAGCGCGCTGGGCGTGAAGATCGATCTTCCCCCCGAGCGGGTGGCGGACTGCATCAACGAAGTCGGCATCGGGTTTCTCTTCGCGCCCTTGTTCCACGGGGCGATGAAGCATTGTGCGCCGGTCCGTCAGGAGTTGGGCATCCGCACGCTCCTGAACATCATGGGCCCCATGTCCAATCCGGCTCGGGCCGGGTTTCAGGTGCTGGGGGTCTATGCCGCCGATCTCACGGAACTGATGGCCAAGGTCTTGTTGGGGCTCGGCACGCAACATTGTTTCATCGTCCACGGGATGGATGGACTGGACGAAATCACGTTGACGGATCGGACGAAGGTGTCGGAAGGGAAGGGCGGGGTGGTGTCGACCTACTTCGTGGAGCCGAGCGACTTCGGCCTGCAACGGGTCAGGTCCAAGGAACTGGCCGGGGGGACGGCGGAGGAGAACGCGCACATCTTGCGGGAGATTCTGCAAGGCAGGACCGGGCCCAAGCGGGACATCGTCTGTATGAACGCGGCGCCGGCCTTCGTGGCGGGCCGCAAGGTGAAGACGTTGCAGGAAGGCTACGAGCTGGCGGGCCGGGTGATTAAAAGCGGCGCGGCCTACGAGAAGCTGGAGCGGTTGATCGCATTTACGAACAAGTAA
- a CDS encoding methyltransferase domain-containing protein: protein MMETRETYTVGYSDVAVRYMRRRHASRDAGFLLPHLKPGMTVLDCGCGPGTITVGLAEAVAPGQVIGVDLAESQLEAARTTARQRGVKNVEWKVGSIYQLPFPDRSFDAVFSHALFEHLGEPLAALEEIKRVLRPGGIAAISSPDWSGNLMAPRDPDVEQAVQVYKAIQQRNGGNPYVGRELGCLLQEAGFSRISLSAIYDCYEDVPLVAELLAQRIEEGVGKQIVAGPGLGRAEVGDLCRALRQWAKQPAVLFAQTFVDAIGYADA, encoded by the coding sequence ATGATGGAGACACGAGAGACCTATACGGTCGGGTACAGCGACGTGGCGGTACGGTATATGCGGCGCCGCCATGCGTCGCGCGACGCGGGCTTTCTGCTGCCGCATCTGAAGCCGGGCATGACCGTGCTGGACTGTGGTTGCGGGCCTGGGACGATTACGGTGGGCTTGGCCGAGGCCGTGGCTCCAGGTCAGGTGATCGGTGTGGACCTTGCGGAATCGCAACTCGAAGCGGCCCGAACAACGGCCCGGCAACGTGGGGTGAAGAACGTCGAGTGGAAGGTCGGCAGCATTTATCAACTTCCGTTTCCGGATCGTTCCTTCGACGCGGTGTTTTCCCACGCCCTCTTCGAACATTTGGGCGAGCCGCTGGCCGCGCTGGAGGAGATCAAGCGGGTGCTGCGTCCCGGTGGGATCGCCGCGATTTCCAGCCCCGATTGGTCCGGCAACCTCATGGCGCCGCGCGATCCGGACGTCGAGCAGGCCGTTCAGGTCTACAAGGCGATCCAGCAACGGAACGGGGGCAATCCCTATGTGGGACGTGAACTCGGATGCCTCTTGCAGGAGGCCGGATTCTCGCGCATCAGCCTGTCGGCGATCTACGACTGTTACGAAGATGTGCCGCTCGTGGCCGAACTGTTGGCGCAACGGATCGAAGAGGGAGTCGGGAAACAGATTGTCGCCGGGCCTGGGCTGGGCCGTGCCGAAGTCGGGGATCTCTGCCGGGCGTTACGCCAGTGGGCCAAGCAGCCGGCGGTCTTGTTCGCCCAAACCTTCGTGGATGCGATCGGGTACGCAGACGCATGA
- a CDS encoding aminodeoxychorismate/anthranilate synthase component II, protein MLLMIDNYDSFTYNLVQYLGELGEDVRVYRNDKLTLDEIAALRPQRMVISPGPCTPNEAGVSVAAIQRFAGQFPILGVCLGHQSLAAAFGGEVIRAGRLMHGKTSMIHHDGKTIFHGLANPFEATRYHSLLVNRTNLPDCLEVSAETAEGEIMGLRHKQLGVEGVQFHPESILTVVGMDLLRNFLKL, encoded by the coding sequence ATGCTATTGATGATCGACAACTACGATTCCTTCACCTACAACCTGGTGCAATATCTGGGCGAGCTGGGGGAGGACGTCCGGGTCTACCGGAACGATAAACTCACGTTGGATGAGATCGCCGCGTTGAGGCCGCAGCGGATGGTCATCTCGCCTGGCCCCTGTACGCCCAACGAGGCGGGGGTGTCGGTGGCCGCCATCCAGCGGTTCGCCGGTCAGTTCCCGATCCTGGGCGTCTGCCTGGGGCATCAGTCCTTGGCCGCGGCCTTCGGGGGCGAAGTGATCCGGGCCGGGCGGCTGATGCACGGCAAAACCTCGATGATCCACCACGACGGCAAAACCATTTTCCATGGCCTGGCCAACCCCTTTGAGGCGACCCGGTATCATTCCCTGCTGGTGAATCGGACGAACCTGCCGGACTGTCTGGAAGTCTCGGCCGAAACCGCCGAAGGGGAGATCATGGGACTGCGCCATAAACAGCTGGGCGTCGAAGGTGTCCAGTTCCACCCCGAATCCATCCTGACCGTAGTCGGCATGGATCTGCTCAGGAATTTCCTGAAGCTCTAG
- a CDS encoding tryptophan synthase subunit alpha has protein sequence MTNRLDATFERLKAKGQKALVTYIMAGDPSLQETETLVLELEKAGADVVELGVPFSDPIADGPVIQAAAERALRGGTSLRKILGTVASLRRRTQIPLVLMAYYNTIHAMGEAAFCRQAAEAGVDGLIVPDMPPEEAGPLDAPAAASGLRLIYLLAPTSTPARRTMVARRSRGFVYYVSLTGITGAKLTDLGEVRLNVEKIRRATDVPVAVGFGIATPQDAAQVAGIADGVIVGSAIVRQIGEHQQDPRLAERIGQFARSLKSAMAGSAAPSA, from the coding sequence GTGACCAACCGTCTCGACGCCACATTTGAACGGTTGAAGGCCAAAGGGCAGAAGGCCCTGGTCACCTACATCATGGCCGGCGATCCGTCGCTGCAGGAAACGGAAACGTTGGTGCTGGAGTTGGAAAAGGCCGGCGCCGACGTCGTTGAGCTGGGCGTGCCTTTTTCCGATCCCATCGCCGACGGGCCGGTGATCCAGGCGGCGGCCGAACGGGCCCTGCGGGGCGGAACCTCCTTGCGGAAGATTCTCGGGACCGTCGCGTCACTGCGCAGGAGAACGCAGATTCCCCTCGTCCTCATGGCCTACTACAACACGATCCACGCGATGGGGGAGGCGGCCTTCTGCCGCCAGGCCGCGGAGGCCGGCGTGGATGGGCTGATCGTGCCGGACATGCCGCCGGAGGAGGCGGGGCCGCTCGATGCGCCGGCGGCCGCGTCCGGGCTCCGGCTGATCTACCTCCTGGCCCCCACGAGCACGCCGGCCCGCCGTACGATGGTTGCCCGCCGCAGCCGGGGCTTCGTCTACTACGTGTCCCTCACGGGCATTACCGGCGCGAAACTGACGGATCTGGGCGAGGTCCGGCTCAATGTCGAAAAGATCAGGCGCGCCACCGACGTCCCCGTGGCAGTCGGGTTCGGCATCGCGACCCCGCAGGATGCGGCGCAGGTGGCGGGGATTGCAGACGGGGTCATTGTCGGAAGCGCGATCGTCCGGCAGATCGGTGAGCACCAGCAAGACCCGCGTCTGGCCGAACGCATCGGGCAGTTTGCGCGATCCTTGAAATCCGCGATGGCCGGCTCGGCCGCACCGTCGGCATAG
- a CDS encoding VOC family protein: MILGIDHILIAVEDLDKATELYRRLGFQVLVGGEHPTVGTHNALVPLADGTYLELIGVKKPELAQQFPFGQQVLEALDRPNRLAGFALESGDVNGDVQAIRDRGLTIAKAPPGGRARPDGQQVSWRTAHPEDPRLPFLIQDTTPRSLRVPPSPDGLNGSTQVGWVEIGAADLQPATTSFTQLLGERPVEGKFSLQRGAIHLSQSFSGDGAQMAALLTQDVAGLARDWEARGVLFYDEVIRGNGRVLVPRDTGGARISFCQIR, from the coding sequence ATGATCCTCGGCATCGACCATATCCTGATTGCAGTGGAAGATCTCGACAAGGCGACGGAGCTCTATCGCCGCTTGGGGTTTCAGGTTCTGGTCGGCGGGGAGCATCCCACAGTCGGGACGCACAATGCCTTGGTGCCGCTGGCGGACGGGACTTATCTGGAGCTGATCGGCGTCAAGAAACCGGAGCTGGCGCAGCAGTTTCCCTTCGGACAGCAGGTGCTGGAGGCCCTGGACAGGCCGAACCGGCTGGCCGGGTTCGCGCTGGAGAGCGGGGATGTGAACGGCGACGTGCAGGCGATCCGGGACCGGGGACTGACGATTGCCAAGGCGCCTCCCGGGGGACGAGCCAGACCAGACGGACAGCAGGTGTCCTGGCGGACGGCCCATCCAGAAGATCCTCGGCTGCCGTTTCTCATTCAAGATACGACGCCGCGTTCGCTCCGGGTGCCGCCTTCCCCAGACGGGCTGAACGGTTCGACGCAGGTGGGATGGGTGGAAATCGGAGCGGCGGACCTCCAGCCGGCGACCACATCGTTCACGCAACTCCTGGGCGAGAGGCCTGTGGAGGGGAAATTTTCGCTCCAGCGGGGGGCGATTCATCTTTCCCAGAGCTTTTCGGGAGACGGAGCGCAGATGGCGGCGCTGCTGACCCAAGATGTGGCCGGCTTGGCGCGTGATTGGGAGGCCCGAGGCGTTCTTTTTTACGACGAGGTCATCCGAGGGAACGGTCGGGTCCTTGTCCCGCGAGACACGGGCGGAGCCAGAATCAGCTTCTGTCAGATTCGTTAA
- the trpB gene encoding tryptophan synthase subunit beta has translation MQQLPNTHGRFGDFGGRYVPETLMPAILELEQAYARARQDRKFQAEFAGYLKRFVGRPTSLYFAERLTKRLGGARIYLKREDLCHTGAHKINNSIGQALLAVRMRKKRVIAETGAGQHGVATATAAAMFGLSCEIYMGTEDMQRQALNVFRMRLLGAIVTGVEAGSRTLKDAINEAMRDWTTNVRTTNYILGSVLGPHPYPMMIRDFQSVIGREARKQILALEGKLPDYLVACVGGGSNSIGLFHAFLKDKKVKMVGVEAAGLGVESGKHAARFAGGRPGVLHGTMTYLLQDDDGQINLTHSVSAGLDYAAVGPEHSYYHDAGRIQYTSATDDEAMAAFDLLAREEGIVPALESAHAVAEVVKLAPKLKKRQVVIVNLSGRGDKDVQQVARIKGVTL, from the coding sequence ATGCAACAACTGCCTAATACGCATGGCCGGTTTGGCGACTTTGGGGGCCGCTATGTCCCCGAAACGCTCATGCCGGCCATCCTCGAATTAGAGCAGGCCTATGCCAGGGCCAGGCAGGACCGAAAATTCCAGGCGGAATTTGCCGGCTACCTGAAGCGGTTCGTCGGGCGCCCCACCTCCCTCTACTTTGCGGAACGGCTCACGAAACGGTTGGGCGGCGCCAGGATTTACCTCAAGCGGGAAGACCTCTGCCATACCGGCGCCCACAAGATCAACAATTCGATCGGCCAGGCCCTGCTGGCCGTCCGGATGAGGAAGAAGCGGGTGATCGCCGAGACCGGCGCCGGCCAGCACGGCGTCGCCACGGCGACGGCGGCCGCCATGTTCGGTCTCTCCTGCGAAATCTACATGGGCACGGAGGACATGCAGCGCCAGGCGCTGAACGTCTTCCGCATGCGCCTGCTGGGCGCGATCGTGACGGGCGTGGAAGCGGGGAGCCGGACGCTCAAGGATGCGATCAACGAGGCGATGCGCGACTGGACGACGAACGTTCGAACCACCAACTACATCCTTGGGTCCGTGCTCGGGCCGCATCCCTATCCCATGATGATCCGCGATTTTCAATCCGTGATCGGGCGGGAAGCCCGCAAGCAGATCCTCGCGCTGGAAGGGAAACTGCCGGACTATCTGGTGGCCTGCGTCGGCGGGGGCAGCAACTCGATCGGCCTCTTTCATGCCTTCTTGAAGGACAAGAAGGTTAAGATGGTCGGGGTGGAAGCGGCGGGGCTGGGCGTGGAGAGCGGCAAGCATGCGGCCCGTTTTGCCGGCGGGAGGCCGGGGGTGTTGCACGGGACCATGACCTATTTGCTGCAGGACGACGACGGGCAGATTAACTTGACGCACTCGGTGTCGGCAGGGTTGGATTACGCGGCGGTCGGACCGGAGCACAGCTATTACCATGATGCCGGCCGTATCCAATACACGTCGGCGACCGATGACGAAGCCATGGCGGCCTTCGATCTGTTGGCGCGTGAGGAGGGCATCGTGCCGGCGCTGGAGAGCGCCCATGCGGTGGCCGAGGTGGTGAAGCTGGCTCCCAAGCTGAAGAAGCGCCAGGTGGTCATCGTGAACCTGTCCGGGCGTGGCGACAAGGACGTGCAGCAAGTGGCGCGCATTAAAGGTGTGACACTGTGA
- the trpC gene encoding indole-3-glycerol phosphate synthase TrpC, with protein sequence MILDRILEHKKAEVRHKQSRGYLVELKSRISDRGATRGFIQALKATRPPDSPSLIAEVKKASPSLGLLRPEFQDLFEPVKIAEQYKECGASALSVLTDKEFFQGELDYLQAIKEKIGLPCLNKEFMVDDIQFYEARAYGADAVLLIVAALERRQLIDFFALAQELSLDVLIETHHERELDTVLERLPEARLIGINNRDLKTFSTDLGVTERLAKRIPSGKMIVSESGIHKRDDVKRIMDAGCQAMLIGESLIKAENREAKIKELLNADKASLV encoded by the coding sequence ATGATCCTGGATCGAATCCTGGAGCATAAAAAAGCCGAGGTGCGGCATAAGCAGAGCCGCGGGTATCTGGTCGAGCTCAAGTCCAGGATCAGCGACCGGGGAGCGACACGTGGGTTCATCCAGGCCCTCAAGGCCACCCGTCCGCCGGACAGTCCATCATTGATTGCCGAAGTGAAGAAGGCCTCGCCCAGCCTGGGCCTGTTGCGGCCGGAGTTTCAGGACCTGTTCGAACCGGTGAAGATTGCCGAGCAGTACAAGGAATGTGGGGCCTCGGCCTTGTCGGTTTTGACGGACAAGGAGTTTTTTCAGGGGGAGCTGGACTATCTCCAGGCGATCAAGGAAAAAATCGGACTGCCCTGTCTGAACAAAGAATTCATGGTGGACGACATCCAGTTCTACGAAGCGCGGGCCTATGGAGCCGACGCCGTGTTGCTGATCGTCGCGGCGCTGGAGCGACGGCAGTTGATCGACTTTTTCGCGCTCGCGCAAGAACTTTCGTTGGATGTGCTCATTGAAACACACCATGAACGGGAATTGGACACGGTGTTGGAGCGGTTGCCCGAGGCCAGGCTGATCGGGATCAACAACCGGGACCTCAAGACCTTCTCGACCGATTTGGGCGTGACCGAGAGGCTGGCCAAGCGCATTCCTTCCGGCAAGATGATCGTGAGCGAGAGCGGCATTCACAAGCGGGACGATGTGAAGCGCATCATGGACGCGGGCTGCCAGGCCATGCTGATCGGGGAGTCCCTCATCAAGGCGGAGAACAGGGAAGCAAAGATCAAAGAGCTTTTGAACGCGGACAAGGCCTCGCTTGTATGA